One region of Candidatus Peribacteraceae bacterium genomic DNA includes:
- a CDS encoding tRNA-dihydrouridine synthase: MLRFSWNTTERPIVCLAPMAGVTDASYRQFIKRLAPDVILYSEFLSTDALAHGSRKTKEMMHFRPELERPFIVQVFGKKPEHFIEAARVVEQMGADGVDLNMGCPAAKIVSSSHGSALMKNPDLAAELVAATVKVVSIPVSVKTRLGWDSADSLIPFCRKLEEAGAAAFAVHGRRYTDKFTGMADWEPIYELKKHVSVPVIGNGDIKSADDARAKLHNLDGVMVGRGTFGNPWVMKEICDVLTPTPHPPPPSGEGGHAFHPPVTFQERVPFILEHCRLAVELKGEERGMREMRRHLSGYVKGFPGAAEMRAKLVRVERLEEVEEILSFKQGTG, from the coding sequence GTGCTGCGCTTTTCTTGGAACACAACCGAGCGGCCGATCGTTTGCCTCGCCCCCATGGCGGGAGTGACGGATGCGTCGTACCGGCAGTTCATCAAGCGGCTGGCGCCGGACGTGATCCTCTATTCGGAATTCCTGAGCACGGATGCGCTGGCGCACGGGTCGCGGAAGACGAAGGAGATGATGCACTTCCGTCCGGAGCTGGAACGCCCGTTCATCGTCCAGGTCTTCGGCAAAAAACCGGAGCACTTCATCGAAGCCGCGCGGGTGGTGGAGCAGATGGGCGCGGACGGCGTGGACCTCAATATGGGGTGCCCCGCGGCCAAGATCGTGAGCAGCTCCCACGGTTCCGCCCTCATGAAGAATCCGGATCTCGCCGCGGAACTCGTGGCCGCAACGGTGAAGGTGGTCTCCATCCCCGTGAGCGTCAAGACGCGGTTGGGGTGGGATTCCGCGGACAGCCTTATCCCGTTCTGCCGGAAGCTTGAGGAGGCGGGCGCGGCGGCCTTCGCCGTCCACGGTCGGCGGTACACCGACAAGTTTACGGGCATGGCGGATTGGGAGCCCATCTACGAACTCAAGAAGCACGTGAGCGTGCCGGTGATCGGGAACGGGGACATCAAGTCTGCCGACGATGCGCGCGCGAAGCTCCATAATCTCGACGGCGTGATGGTCGGCCGCGGGACGTTCGGGAATCCGTGGGTCATGAAGGAGATTTGTGACGTCCTCACCCCCACCCCCCATCCCCCTCCCCCTTCGGGAGAGGGGGGGCACGCCTTTCATCCTCCTGTCACTTTTCAAGAAAGGGTCCCTTTCATCCTCGAGCACTGCCGCCTCGCGGTGGAGCTCAAGGGCGAGGAGCGGGGGATGAGGGAAATGCGGCGGCACCTCTCCGGTTACGTGAAGGGATTCCCCGGTGCGGCGGAGATGAGGGCGAAGCTGGTGAGGGTGGAGAGGTTGGAGGAAGTGGAAGAAATATTGTCTTTTAAGCAGGGAACAGGCTAA
- the rplA gene encoding 50S ribosomal protein L1: MTSKRSPLARRRGKKYAEKKALVTKKSYPVPEAVELLTQLSTTKFDASAELHIRILADTTQADQLVRTTVALPHGTGKAVRVAAFVTDDKIDEAKKAGADIVGNEDLIKDVQDGKINFDIAVAMPRIMKDLGKVAKILGQKGLMPSPKAGTVTDAIGKAVEELKKGRIECRMDKQGIIHSVFGKLSFGAKKLEENLNTVLQAIQEAKPSGIKGEYIGSISISPTMGPGVKVQA, encoded by the coding sequence ATGACCTCCAAAAGGAGTCCCCTCGCCCGGCGCCGAGGCAAGAAGTACGCCGAAAAGAAAGCATTGGTCACCAAGAAGTCCTACCCCGTCCCCGAGGCGGTGGAACTTTTGACACAGCTCTCCACGACCAAGTTCGACGCCTCGGCGGAACTGCACATCCGCATCCTGGCGGATACCACGCAGGCCGACCAGCTGGTGCGCACCACCGTTGCCCTGCCGCACGGCACGGGCAAGGCCGTACGCGTGGCAGCCTTCGTGACGGACGACAAGATTGATGAAGCCAAGAAGGCGGGCGCCGACATTGTGGGCAACGAGGACCTGATCAAGGACGTCCAGGACGGCAAGATCAACTTCGACATCGCCGTGGCCATGCCCCGCATCATGAAGGACCTGGGGAAGGTGGCCAAGATCCTGGGCCAGAAAGGCCTCATGCCTTCACCCAAGGCGGGGACGGTGACGGATGCCATAGGGAAAGCGGTGGAGGAGCTCAAGAAAGGCCGCATCGAGTGCCGCATGGACAAGCAGGGCATTATTCACTCCGTCTTCGGCAAGCTCTCCTTCGGCGCCAAGAAGCTGGAAGAGAACCTCAACACCGTGCTCCAGGCCATCCAGGAAGCCAAGCCTTCGGGCATCAAGGGCGAATACATCGGTTCCATCTCCATCTCCCCCACGATGGGGCCGGGGGTGAAGGTGCAGGCGTGA